Proteins from a single region of Alloscardovia omnicolens:
- a CDS encoding cysteine ABC transporter substrate-binding protein: MAALSLTVGLAACGPQVSDSGSNSSQSSSSASTRSLDDIKKSGVLKVAVFTDKAPFGYVDKDGKNQGYDVYFAERLAKDLGVKIEYTSVDPAARVDVLASNKVDITLANFTVTDERAQKVDFAKPYMKVALGVVSPDGAEITDVDQLKGKTLIVAKGTTAETYFEEKHPEVKLQKYDQYADAYNALLDGRGDAFSTDNTEVLAWAKANKGFTVGVTSLGDISTIAPAVKKGNKTLLDWINKEIDSLAGENFFHKDYEETLEPVYGDSINVDEIVVEGGKL; the protein is encoded by the coding sequence ATGGCCGCCCTTTCTTTGACAGTGGGTCTTGCAGCTTGCGGTCCTCAGGTCAGTGATAGCGGGTCTAATTCTTCCCAATCCAGCTCCTCTGCCAGCACGCGCAGTCTAGATGATATTAAGAAGTCCGGCGTGCTGAAGGTTGCAGTCTTTACTGATAAAGCTCCATTTGGCTATGTAGATAAAGATGGTAAGAATCAGGGTTATGACGTGTACTTTGCTGAGCGTTTAGCCAAGGATCTCGGTGTAAAGATTGAATACACCTCTGTAGATCCTGCTGCTCGTGTGGACGTTTTGGCTTCCAATAAAGTTGATATTACCTTGGCAAACTTTACTGTTACAGATGAGCGTGCCCAGAAGGTTGACTTTGCTAAGCCATATATGAAGGTGGCTTTAGGCGTTGTGTCGCCTGATGGAGCTGAAATTACTGACGTGGATCAGCTCAAGGGGAAGACCCTGATTGTGGCGAAGGGTACCACTGCTGAAACATATTTCGAAGAGAAGCATCCAGAAGTAAAGTTACAAAAGTATGACCAGTATGCAGATGCATACAATGCTTTGCTTGACGGTCGTGGAGATGCTTTCTCGACCGATAATACTGAGGTTTTGGCTTGGGCTAAGGCTAATAAAGGATTTACTGTGGGTGTGACCTCGTTGGGCGACATCAGCACTATTGCTCCTGCAGTAAAGAAGGGCAACAAGACTCTGCTTGACTGGATTAATAAGGAAATTGATTCCTTGGCAGGGGAGAATTTCTTCCATAAAGATTATGAAGAAACACTAGAACCTGTTTACGGTGATTCTATTAACGTAGATGAAATCGTTGTTGAAGGTGGAAAGCTCTAA
- a CDS encoding amino acid ABC transporter ATP-binding protein, with protein sequence MSSQKHTENTVVFNSVVKQYPHADTPVLNGISVNIPRGKVTVVLGPSGSGKSTLLRTVAGLEPIQGGEILLDDDVIASSSVTMNKRPAHMRTRIGMVFQSYDLFPHKSVLGNITMSPCIVQKRNKAEVEAEALQLLDRVGLKDRAHAKPHELSGGQRQRVAIARSLIMHPDIMLFDEVTAALDPEMVREVLDVIVELANQGMTMMIVTHEMDFARAVADHVILLENGNIIEESHNSDEFFEHPRTERAQQFLNTFKFERHRISEAQE encoded by the coding sequence ATGAGTAGTCAAAAGCATACTGAAAATACTGTAGTTTTTAATTCTGTTGTGAAGCAGTATCCTCATGCTGATACTCCTGTGCTCAATGGTATTAGCGTGAATATTCCGCGAGGTAAAGTAACCGTTGTGCTCGGCCCATCGGGTTCTGGAAAATCAACTCTTTTGCGAACAGTAGCAGGGTTGGAGCCTATTCAGGGCGGAGAAATTCTTTTAGATGATGACGTTATTGCCTCTAGCAGTGTGACCATGAATAAGCGTCCTGCGCATATGCGCACGCGTATTGGAATGGTTTTCCAAAGCTACGACCTGTTCCCTCATAAAAGCGTTTTAGGCAACATCACCATGTCGCCGTGCATCGTACAAAAACGTAATAAAGCTGAGGTGGAAGCCGAAGCATTGCAGCTGTTAGATCGCGTAGGCTTAAAAGACCGTGCTCACGCTAAACCACATGAACTATCGGGTGGCCAGCGTCAGCGCGTTGCTATTGCGCGATCTTTAATTATGCATCCAGATATTATGCTGTTCGATGAAGTAACAGCCGCACTTGATCCAGAAATGGTGCGTGAAGTTCTGGATGTGATTGTTGAACTTGCCAATCAAGGCATGACCATGATGATTGTGACGCACGAAATGGATTTTGCGCGTGCAGTCGCCGATCATGTGATTTTGCTAGAGAATGGCAACATTATTGAGGAATCGCACAATAGTGACGAATTCTTTGAGCATCCTCGCACTGAGCGTGCTCAACAATTCCTCAACACCTTTAAGTTTGAGCGTCACCGCATAAGTGAAGCCCAGGAATAA
- a CDS encoding amino acid ABC transporter permease, with the protein MQGIEILFQPSVLPRLFEGLMVTLWIAGVSVLAALPAGILVGWLMTVENKFVRLIMRIYLDIIRIMPQLALLYIVYYGFARAWNVNFDATFATIIVFIAWGAAELGDLVRGALQSIPDSQRENARMLGMNSVQSFAHVILPQALRRLVPASVNLATRMVKTTSLAVLLGVVEVIKVGQQIIDVNRMAYPQGALWIYGVIFFMYFFISWPLSLLARYLEKKWSHE; encoded by the coding sequence ATGCAAGGAATTGAGATTCTTTTCCAGCCTTCTGTTCTGCCGCGCCTTTTTGAGGGCTTAATGGTTACCTTATGGATTGCGGGTGTTTCGGTTCTGGCAGCTTTACCTGCAGGAATTCTTGTGGGATGGCTCATGACAGTAGAGAACAAGTTTGTTCGCCTCATTATGCGTATTTATTTGGATATTATTCGCATTATGCCGCAGCTTGCTTTGCTTTACATTGTGTATTACGGTTTCGCTAGGGCATGGAATGTGAATTTTGATGCCACATTCGCCACCATTATTGTGTTTATTGCGTGGGGAGCAGCAGAGCTAGGCGATCTTGTGCGTGGCGCTTTGCAATCTATTCCTGATTCGCAGCGTGAGAATGCGCGTATGCTGGGGATGAATTCAGTGCAAAGTTTTGCACACGTTATCTTGCCGCAAGCATTGCGACGCTTGGTTCCGGCATCTGTCAATCTTGCTACGCGTATGGTAAAAACCACGTCTTTAGCCGTATTGCTTGGTGTAGTTGAAGTCATTAAAGTAGGTCAACAGATTATTGACGTCAATCGTATGGCATATCCGCAGGGAGCGCTATGGATTTATGGCGTTATTTTCTTCATGTATTTCTTTATTAGTTGGCCGTTGTCCCTCTTAGCACGATATTTAGAGAAAAAGTGGTCTCATGAGTAG
- a CDS encoding amino acid ABC transporter permease: protein MNWSFILEEIPTFAQALVVTLNVSVWGIVLSLLIGVCAAAIESARVPVARQIIRVYIELSRNTPLLVQLYFIYFGLPKLGVRWSPTQSAIVGLAFLGGSYMAEALRAGLDAVSPIQAESARMLGMNSVQIFSRVVLPQALSTAMPGVIANVIFLIKESSVVSAIALADIMYEAKDIMGNDYNTYEALVLLTASYLIVLFPISLIGTWLERRLDYARN, encoded by the coding sequence GTGAACTGGTCATTTATTCTTGAAGAAATTCCTACATTTGCTCAAGCTCTTGTTGTCACATTGAATGTTTCAGTGTGGGGAATAGTGCTATCCCTTCTTATTGGTGTTTGTGCTGCGGCAATTGAAAGCGCTCGCGTGCCTGTAGCTCGTCAGATTATTCGCGTCTACATTGAACTAAGCCGTAATACTCCATTGCTGGTTCAGCTGTACTTTATTTATTTTGGACTGCCAAAACTTGGCGTGCGCTGGTCGCCGACGCAATCCGCCATCGTGGGTTTGGCTTTCTTAGGCGGATCATATATGGCAGAAGCCCTGCGTGCAGGTCTTGATGCTGTATCGCCTATACAGGCAGAATCTGCTCGAATGCTTGGTATGAATTCTGTACAAATATTTTCACGTGTTGTTCTGCCACAAGCTTTAAGCACCGCTATGCCTGGTGTTATTGCAAATGTTATTTTTCTTATTAAGGAATCTTCTGTGGTTTCCGCCATCGCTCTGGCAGACATCATGTATGAAGCAAAAGACATTATGGGCAACGATTACAACACGTATGAGGCCTTAGTTTTGCTGACTGCATCCTATCTGATTGTTCTGTTTCCTATTTCGCTTATAGGAACATGGTTGGAGAGGAGGCTCGACTATGCAAGGAATTGA
- a CDS encoding HNH endonuclease family protein, protein MTRHYRRRRTRARRAVVRVKAQWYYLMCAIVLLGILVGSFLPQVSDTVARTTGTYTATGQAAEALERLAVVDHPRTSRQYKRDYFGFRQTDEDGNGCDVREDVLARDLQDVRYKSLTSCKVATGILHDPYTGKTIHFQRGIDTSKAVQIDHVVALSNAWKSGAYKWNTARRYEFGNDTYNLLAVDGPANQQKEDASADQWLPSNSAYACQYVARQIGVKTKYQLSVTSAEKESMLKVLHGCANQTLPAR, encoded by the coding sequence ATGACCAGACATTACAGACGCAGACGCACGCGCGCACGGCGTGCAGTTGTGCGTGTTAAAGCACAATGGTATTACCTCATGTGTGCCATTGTGCTGCTAGGCATACTCGTGGGCTCTTTTCTGCCGCAAGTTAGCGATACCGTGGCGCGTACAACAGGCACTTATACCGCCACAGGTCAGGCTGCTGAAGCTTTAGAGCGTCTTGCTGTTGTTGATCATCCACGCACATCGCGCCAGTATAAGCGCGACTATTTTGGTTTCCGCCAAACAGATGAAGATGGTAACGGTTGCGATGTGCGCGAAGATGTTCTTGCTCGTGATTTGCAGGATGTGCGGTATAAAAGTCTGACCTCATGTAAAGTAGCCACCGGCATTCTTCACGATCCGTATACGGGCAAAACCATTCATTTTCAGCGAGGCATCGATACGAGCAAAGCTGTGCAAATTGATCATGTTGTTGCTCTCAGCAATGCTTGGAAATCTGGCGCGTACAAGTGGAATACTGCTCGCCGATACGAATTTGGTAATGACACCTACAATCTTCTTGCAGTTGATGGTCCTGCTAATCAGCAAAAAGAAGACGCATCAGCAGATCAGTGGCTACCATCTAATTCTGCGTATGCGTGCCAATATGTGGCGCGACAAATCGGCGTGAAAACAAAATATCAGCTCAGCGTAACCTCAGCGGAGAAAGAATCCATGCTCAAGGTGCTGCACGGATGCGCTAATCAAACTCTTCCTGCTCGCTAA
- a CDS encoding aldo/keto reductase, giving the protein MTQQDFIQLNDGRQIPRIGAGVLRIDNGDVAQVVCDALEVGYRHIDTAAGYGNEGGVGEGLVRAGFAQGEQREKLWLTTKLRDSEQGYDSALRAFERQLALLKTDYVDMYMIHWPTPFDWRSDKVWKAFQQLRESGVAKTLGVSNFMPDDCDRLYDQVGEYPAVNQIELHPTFQQREVVNYCHNKGIAVQAYSPMARGADLTAGGERLEQIAKRHNASVAQVILAWHLAKNIIIIPKSVHKNRLAENLTSAKLHLSDEDIAFIDSLNTDTRAGHDPATFSYS; this is encoded by the coding sequence ATGACTCAACAAGACTTTATTCAGCTTAATGATGGACGCCAAATTCCTCGCATTGGTGCAGGAGTTCTGCGTATTGATAACGGTGACGTGGCTCAGGTTGTCTGTGATGCTCTCGAAGTAGGGTATCGTCATATTGACACGGCAGCAGGCTACGGCAATGAGGGCGGCGTAGGTGAAGGCCTGGTGCGTGCAGGTTTTGCACAGGGAGAACAGCGCGAAAAATTATGGTTAACCACCAAGCTGCGCGATTCCGAACAAGGCTATGATTCTGCCTTACGAGCTTTTGAACGTCAGCTCGCTTTACTCAAAACGGATTATGTGGATATGTACATGATTCACTGGCCTACACCTTTTGATTGGCGAAGTGACAAAGTGTGGAAAGCCTTTCAACAATTACGCGAATCTGGTGTGGCAAAAACCCTCGGAGTATCCAATTTTATGCCGGATGATTGTGATCGCCTCTATGACCAGGTAGGCGAATATCCAGCTGTGAACCAGATTGAATTGCATCCTACTTTCCAGCAGCGTGAAGTTGTGAACTATTGCCATAACAAGGGTATTGCGGTGCAAGCCTATTCTCCTATGGCGCGTGGAGCTGATCTGACAGCAGGTGGTGAACGCCTTGAGCAGATTGCGAAGCGCCATAATGCGAGCGTTGCTCAAGTAATCTTGGCATGGCACCTTGCCAAAAATATCATTATTATTCCAAAATCAGTGCATAAGAATCGTTTAGCAGAAAATCTTACCAGCGCCAAGCTCCACCTGAGCGATGAGGATATTGCTTTCATCGACTCGTTGAATACGGATACACGCGCAGGCCACGACCCAGCTACTTTCTCCTATAGCTGA
- the rplA gene encoding 50S ribosomal protein L1, translating to MTKRSKKYREAAEKVDRSNLYTASEAIALLKSMPARGFDETVEAVYNLNVDPRKADQLVRGTVNLPNGTGKTARVLVFARGPLATAALEAGADEVGDAELIEKVSKGYTDFDAVVATPDMMGQVGRLGRVLGPRGLMPNPKTGTVTMDVAKAVSDIKGGKIEFRVDRHGNLSFIVGKLSFTEEALEENFRAVADEIRRLKPTTVKGRYITKVTMTSTMGPGVPLDVTPLAA from the coding sequence ATGACAAAGCGTTCTAAGAAGTATCGCGAAGCTGCCGAAAAGGTAGATCGTTCAAACCTCTACACCGCATCTGAAGCTATTGCATTGCTCAAGAGCATGCCAGCTCGCGGTTTTGACGAAACTGTTGAGGCTGTATACAACCTCAACGTAGACCCACGTAAGGCTGACCAGCTCGTTCGCGGTACCGTGAACTTGCCTAACGGCACTGGTAAGACCGCTCGTGTTCTCGTTTTCGCACGTGGCCCATTGGCTACTGCAGCTCTTGAAGCTGGTGCAGACGAAGTTGGCGATGCAGAACTCATCGAGAAGGTATCTAAGGGCTACACTGATTTCGATGCAGTAGTAGCAACCCCAGATATGATGGGGCAGGTTGGTCGTCTTGGTCGCGTTCTCGGTCCTCGTGGTTTGATGCCAAACCCTAAGACCGGTACCGTAACTATGGATGTGGCTAAGGCTGTATCTGACATCAAGGGCGGTAAGATTGAATTCCGCGTTGATCGTCACGGCAACTTGAGCTTCATCGTGGGTAAGCTCAGCTTTACTGAAGAAGCTCTCGAAGAGAACTTCCGCGCAGTAGCTGACGAAATTCGTCGTTTGAAGCCAACAACTGTAAAGGGTCGTTACATTACTAAGGTAACTATGACCTCTACTATGGGTCCTGGCGTTCCTTTGGACGTTACCCCATTGGCTGCATAG
- the rplK gene encoding 50S ribosomal protein L11 — protein sequence MAPKKKVSALIKLQIAAGKANPAPPLGPALGSHGVNIMDFTKAYNDATKDKIGQIIPVEITVYEDRSFTFVLKTPPAAELLRKAAGVDKGAGNPLTTKVGSVTKAQVREIAETKMADLSARDIEAGMKIIEGTARSMGITVTD from the coding sequence ATGGCTCCTAAGAAGAAAGTCTCAGCACTCATCAAGCTGCAGATTGCTGCAGGTAAGGCAAACCCTGCTCCACCACTGGGTCCAGCATTGGGTTCCCATGGTGTGAACATCATGGACTTCACCAAGGCATACAACGATGCTACTAAGGATAAGATCGGTCAGATCATTCCAGTAGAAATCACCGTTTATGAAGATCGTTCCTTCACCTTCGTTCTGAAGACACCTCCAGCAGCAGAACTTCTTCGCAAGGCAGCTGGCGTGGATAAGGGTGCAGGCAATCCTCTCACCACTAAGGTTGGCTCTGTAACCAAGGCACAGGTACGCGAAATCGCTGAAACCAAGATGGCTGATTTGTCTGCTCGTGACATCGAAGCTGGCATGAAGATCATCGAGGGTACCGCACGTTCCATGGGTATCACCGTAACCGACTAA
- the nusG gene encoding transcription termination/antitermination protein NusG has protein sequence MTENFEDNQDAVEVVETSEAPVEDVTQAEVLQENPVEDTVDTLDAVDDADAEVLDAEETEEEDDLDPGEKAVQDFSKSLRGLEGKWYVLHTYSGYEKRVKMNVESRVQSYGLESQIFQIEVPMEEVEQHTDKGKKIITRVRIPGYVLIRMWPDEDARRIVRETEGVTGFVGNGGEPAPLSRKEVVSMMAPMIRSEALKGTDNVEARKKARHIEVSFSVGESVTVTDGPFATMPAVISEVSPATQKLSVLVSIFGRETPVELGFDQVEKID, from the coding sequence ATGACTGAGAATTTTGAAGATAATCAAGACGCAGTTGAAGTTGTAGAAACTTCCGAAGCTCCAGTAGAAGATGTAACCCAAGCAGAAGTATTACAGGAAAATCCTGTTGAAGATACAGTAGATACTCTAGATGCTGTAGATGATGCCGATGCTGAAGTGTTGGATGCTGAAGAAACTGAGGAAGAGGACGACCTCGACCCAGGCGAAAAAGCAGTTCAAGACTTCTCCAAGTCTTTGCGCGGTCTAGAAGGTAAGTGGTATGTTCTGCACACCTACTCTGGATACGAAAAGCGCGTGAAGATGAATGTGGAATCTCGCGTGCAGTCTTATGGTTTGGAAAGTCAAATTTTCCAGATTGAAGTTCCTATGGAAGAAGTGGAACAGCATACTGATAAGGGTAAGAAGATTATTACCCGTGTGCGTATTCCAGGATATGTGCTTATTCGTATGTGGCCAGATGAGGACGCGCGTCGTATTGTGCGTGAAACTGAAGGCGTAACCGGCTTTGTTGGTAATGGCGGTGAGCCTGCTCCATTGTCACGCAAAGAGGTTGTATCCATGATGGCTCCAATGATTCGTTCAGAAGCTTTGAAGGGTACAGATAATGTGGAGGCTCGTAAGAAGGCTCGCCATATTGAAGTCAGCTTTAGCGTGGGTGAATCAGTTACTGTAACTGATGGTCCATTCGCAACCATGCCAGCAGTTATTTCTGAAGTTAGCCCAGCAACTCAGAAGCTGTCTGTGCTTGTTTCCATCTTTGGACGTGAAACTCCGGTGGAATTGGGCTTTGATCAGGTAGAAAAAATCGATTAA
- the secE gene encoding preprotein translocase subunit SecE — MAKSENAKTVKVNKPNIFLRVGMFIRQMFEELSKVVAPSGKELLGWSVAVFIFVVLLMLFITTLDFGLGRLMVALFG; from the coding sequence ATGGCAAAGTCTGAGAACGCTAAGACTGTAAAAGTCAATAAGCCAAATATTTTCTTGCGTGTTGGCATGTTCATCAGGCAGATGTTTGAAGAACTGTCCAAAGTTGTGGCACCATCTGGTAAAGAATTGCTGGGTTGGTCTGTAGCTGTGTTCATCTTCGTTGTATTACTCATGCTTTTTATTACCACCCTTGATTTCGGCTTGGGTCGACTCATGGTTGCACTCTTTGGCTAA
- a CDS encoding pyridoxal phosphate-dependent aminotransferase, translating to MAQLSTRIHNVAPSATLEVDLKAKALKARGVDIIGFGAGEPDFPTPDYIVQTAVQAAQDSKNHRYTATSGLPELREAIARKTQRDSGYEVSPDQVVVTNGGKHAVYACFQLILDDEDEVIVPTPCWVSYPETIKLAGGVPVEVFADAEHKFEPSIEQIEAATTAKTKAIILNSPNNPTGAVWSADTLRAIAHWAIEHDVWVISDEIYEHMVYDGGSTARIGSLVPQVRDRLIVLNGVAKTYAMTGWRVGWMVAPVEVAKAATKLQGHMTSNVSNIPQRAAVAAVGGDLSAVARMREAFDRRRHAIVEALNALSGVSCAMPEGAFYAFADFSGLLGKPLGKNNTVCENTVQLAALILDEVHVAAVPGEGFSAPGYIRFSYALSDDDLAEGMRRLKEWLT from the coding sequence ATGGCACAGTTAAGCACTCGCATTCATAATGTTGCTCCATCGGCTACGTTGGAAGTCGATCTTAAAGCAAAAGCACTTAAAGCACGCGGCGTTGATATTATTGGTTTTGGAGCTGGCGAACCAGATTTTCCTACTCCTGACTATATTGTTCAGACGGCAGTTCAGGCGGCTCAAGATTCTAAAAATCATCGGTATACGGCCACATCGGGTCTGCCTGAATTGCGCGAAGCAATTGCTCGTAAAACACAGCGAGACAGCGGCTATGAAGTCAGCCCTGATCAAGTTGTGGTTACTAATGGTGGTAAACATGCCGTATACGCCTGTTTCCAGCTGATTCTCGATGATGAGGATGAAGTTATTGTTCCAACACCATGCTGGGTATCGTATCCAGAAACTATTAAATTAGCTGGAGGTGTTCCAGTCGAAGTTTTTGCCGATGCTGAGCACAAATTCGAGCCAAGCATTGAGCAGATTGAAGCTGCAACAACAGCAAAAACAAAAGCTATTATTCTCAATTCTCCAAATAATCCAACAGGAGCAGTGTGGTCGGCTGATACTTTGCGAGCCATCGCACACTGGGCTATTGAGCATGACGTGTGGGTTATTTCTGACGAAATTTATGAACATATGGTATATGACGGTGGAAGCACCGCACGTATTGGTAGCCTTGTTCCGCAGGTGCGTGACCGTTTGATTGTGCTCAACGGTGTGGCGAAAACCTATGCCATGACCGGTTGGCGCGTGGGATGGATGGTTGCTCCCGTTGAGGTGGCAAAAGCTGCTACAAAGTTGCAGGGGCATATGACCTCGAATGTGTCAAATATTCCACAGCGTGCAGCAGTGGCAGCAGTAGGTGGAGATTTAAGTGCTGTAGCGCGTATGCGTGAAGCTTTTGACCGCCGTCGTCACGCCATTGTAGAAGCATTGAATGCTCTGTCGGGCGTAAGCTGCGCTATGCCGGAAGGCGCTTTCTACGCATTTGCTGATTTCAGTGGGCTGTTAGGCAAGCCACTAGGCAAGAACAATACGGTATGTGAAAATACGGTGCAACTTGCAGCATTGATTTTAGATGAAGTTCATGTGGCAGCTGTGCCTGGCGAAGGCTTTAGCGCTCCAGGATATATCCGTTTCTCCTATGCGCTTTCTGATGATGACTTAGCTGAGGGTATGCGCCGTCTGAAGGAATGGCTCACCTAA
- the proB gene encoding glutamate 5-kinase, which translates to MNEEQTRTHILQAQTIVVKVGSSSLTSAQGMLDVDKLNHLVTSLASAVQLGARIVLVSSGSVAAGLKPLGFTSRPDDSVSRQAAAAVGQGLLMAEYEKAFARYGIRVGQVLMSAQDTMRSSRYRNVRNTIERLLEFGVVPIVNENDTLVTSEVRFGDNDHLSALVANIVRAHALILLSDVDGLYTAPPSQPGSQRISFVHNALEDIDDSTISGAGSAVGTGGMVTKVDAVRIATASGIPCLLTSASHAAPALMGDAVGTAFAPIRARESARRLWIAYASHPSGTIVVDEGAAAAIQTGKTSLLAVGTLGAEGDFSAGAPVWVEDTQGHKIARGLCAFDSDDIASLARKNTEQIERFLGAEYARPIIHRDDLVLVNTTR; encoded by the coding sequence ATGAATGAAGAACAAACACGCACCCATATTCTGCAAGCCCAAACTATTGTCGTTAAAGTAGGGTCAAGCTCGCTGACATCCGCTCAAGGCATGTTAGATGTTGATAAGCTCAACCATCTTGTCACATCCTTAGCTTCCGCAGTGCAGCTTGGTGCGCGCATTGTTCTTGTTTCTTCTGGCTCAGTTGCCGCAGGACTCAAACCTCTCGGTTTTACTAGCCGACCTGATGATTCTGTTTCCCGACAAGCTGCAGCAGCGGTGGGGCAAGGCCTGCTCATGGCTGAATATGAAAAGGCCTTTGCGCGCTACGGTATTCGAGTAGGCCAAGTACTCATGTCCGCCCAAGACACTATGCGATCTTCACGGTATCGCAATGTACGCAACACGATAGAACGCTTATTAGAATTCGGTGTTGTTCCTATTGTGAACGAAAACGATACACTAGTTACTAGTGAAGTGCGTTTTGGAGATAACGACCATTTAAGTGCACTCGTAGCTAATATAGTGCGCGCGCACGCATTAATTTTGCTGTCTGACGTTGATGGATTATATACAGCGCCTCCTAGCCAACCTGGCTCTCAGCGCATATCTTTTGTGCATAATGCATTAGAAGATATTGATGATTCCACAATTTCCGGAGCTGGCTCAGCCGTGGGCACAGGCGGTATGGTGACGAAAGTAGACGCTGTGCGCATCGCTACTGCTTCCGGTATTCCATGCTTACTCACATCAGCATCTCATGCTGCTCCCGCTTTGATGGGGGATGCGGTCGGCACGGCTTTTGCTCCTATCCGCGCTCGCGAATCAGCTCGCCGTTTGTGGATTGCCTATGCATCTCACCCATCGGGAACAATTGTGGTGGATGAGGGTGCTGCAGCGGCAATCCAAACTGGAAAAACATCGCTTCTTGCTGTGGGAACACTTGGAGCGGAGGGTGATTTCTCAGCGGGGGCGCCTGTATGGGTGGAAGATACGCAGGGACATAAAATCGCGCGTGGCTTATGCGCTTTTGACTCCGATGATATTGCTTCTTTGGCTCGCAAAAATACCGAACAGATTGAGCGTTTCCTTGGCGCTGAATATGCTCGTCCCATTATTCACCGCGACGATTTGGTATTAGTTAATACCACCCGCTAA